The following are from one region of the Saccharomyces kudriavzevii IFO 1802 strain IFO1802 genome assembly, chromosome: 12 genome:
- the URA4 gene encoding dihydroorotase (similar to Saccharomyces cerevisiae URA4 (YLR420W); ancestral locus Anc_4.294): MVQEINLGVTCDMHVHVREGDMCELVTPKIRDGGVSVAYIMPNLQPPITTLDRVIEYKKTLQKLAPKTTFLMSFYLSKDLNPDLIHEAAQKRAIRGVKCYPAGVTTNSAAGVDPNDFSAFYPIFKAMEEEHLVLNLHGEKPSVHEGDEEAIHVLNAEEAFLPALRKLHNDFPNLKIILEHCTSEAAIKTIEDINKNVKNASDVKVAATLTAHHLFLTIDDWAGNPVNFCKPVAKLPNDKKALIKAAVSGKPYFFFGSDSAPHPVQNKAKYMGVCAGIYSQSFAIPYVAQLFEEQNALNNLKGFVSDFGISFYEVKDSELTSTEKVLLFKCEQVVPQFISDGKETSVVPFKAGDKLSWSVRWESR; encoded by the coding sequence ATGGTGCAAGAAATAAACTTAGGCGTGACATGTGATATGCATGTTCATGTAAGAGAAGGCGACATGTGTGAATTGGTCACACCCAAAATTAGAGATGGTGGGGTTTCAGTAGCTTACATCATGCCAAATTTACAGCCTCCAATTACAACATTGGATAGAGTAATTGAATACAAGAAAACTCTGCAAAAGTTGGCTCCAAAGACCACCTTTTTGATGAGTTTTTACCTTTCTAAAGACTTGAATCCAGATTTGATTCATGAAGCTGCTCAGAAACGTGCAATTCGTGGGGTAAAGTGTTATCCAGCGGGAGTAACAACAAATTCAGCTGCCGGGGTTGATCCAAATGATTTCAGCGCATTCTACCCAATTTTTAAGGCCATGGAGGAGGAGCACCTCGTACTAAACTTACATGGGGAAAAACCTTCTGTTCACGAAGGAGACGAAGAAGCTATTCATGTATTAAACGCAGAAGAGGCCTTTTTGCCTGCTTTGAGAAAGTTGCACAATGACTTTCCAAACTTGAAGATAATTTTAGAGCACTGCACCAGCGAGGCTGCCATAAAAACCATTGAGGATATAAACAAGAATGTCAAGAATGCTTCCGACGTAAAGGTTGCTGCTACATTGACGGCACATCACTTATTCTTAACAATTGACGATTGGGCTGGCAATCCAGTGAATTTTTGCAAGCCTGTTGCAAAACTTCCAAATGATAAGAAAGCTTTAATCAAAGCTGCAGTATCAGGTAAgccatattttttctttggttcTGACTCAGCGCCTCATCCTGTACAAAATAAGGCCAAATACATGGGTGTTTGCGCAGGGATTTACTCACAATCCTTTGCGATTCCTTATGTCGCACAACTTTTCGAAGAGCAAAATgctttgaataatttaaAAGGCTTTGTTTCTGACTTTGGAATTTCCTTCTATGAAGTAAAAGATAGCGAATTGACTTCTACTGAAAAGGTCTTGTTATTCAAATGTGAACAGGTGGTTCCTCAGTTTATAAGTGACGGCAAAGAAACGAGTGTTGTTCCATTCAAGGCTGGTGATAAACTAAGCTGGTCGGTGAGATGGGAATCTCGCTGA